From Acinonyx jubatus isolate Ajub_Pintada_27869175 chromosome E2, VMU_Ajub_asm_v1.0, whole genome shotgun sequence:
TTCAGGCCCCAAGGGCCTGGTGGTGGGGGTCTGGTGATCAGGTGGCTGTTGTCACACCTACCCTTACCTGCAGACAGTCTCCAGTTCGCCTTCCAGGCCCATGCTGTCCCCCAAGCGGATGAGACATTCAGCAAAGCCCTGGTATATGGTGTCACAGCCCCCTGGGCCTGTTGCAGCTGCTGCCAGAGGAGATACAAGgactaggggtgggggtggagaatggTTGATAGCATGAGTCGCCTGGCTCCCCTTCCCCGCTAAGCCCCCAGGGGCTTGTTTACCTGAGTATGCTCTGGGGACGTGAGTGACTCAGCGTGAAACAGAGGCACCCAAGAGAACCAAGGGGCATGTCTGGTGATCACCTGCATTGACCGCCCCCCCCAGATGCAATGGGGACAGGATACGTAGAGAGGGGGAAGAAGGTGTCCCATCCCAAGGGGCTGACTCTTCCTCTGAGCTTCTAGGGCTGCAGGCCAGGTGAGGATGTTCCAAATGCAGGAGTCAGGacacagagaagaggggcagagtcCAGGGCTATTGGGCTTCCTGAACTGTCCTGCAGCCTAGATAAGCTTCGCCTGGccttcccaccccatccccaaagACAGGTGTTTTCAGCCAGGTAGAACAGGATACAGGGGTCAGGATCTAGGTGAGACCCTAACAGAGGACCTCAGGGGTCCCACAGCTGGTCTAAGAGTCCCATCACAGCCTATGTCTCCATTTATCGGAAAGGGGGCTGTGGAATTTCAGGGTCCTTTCCCCACGACTAGGCCTCAGTTCATGCCCATTTTGCATCCTGAAACCACTGGAACACGTTATTCCTTCGCTGGAGCCCTTGCACCTCCTCTCCAGCCTGGTTCTCAGCACTCAAGGCTGTGCCTCTGCTCCCACACACCCTATACCCAGACTGGGGAGAGTGTGCCGCCCGGTTGCCAAGCTGGGTCTGGCACTCCCGCACTCACCAAGtggtagcagcagcagcaacagcccCAGCACACCGGATGGTTGGGGTAGTCGCTGGCGGTGGTGACAGGAGGAGTAGCTGCGCATCATCCCCGGCTGGGAGCCTAGTGCCTGAGCTAGCAGCTTGGAAGCGCAGCCCTTCGGCCCAGCCTCCGGAAGAAGGGCCTGTGATTGGATGGGAGTCGGGGGCGGGGCCCAAAGCCAGCTGGCGGCCCCACCCCAGTAGGGAGATAGGCAAAGGCGGGTAGGGACCAAAGAGAGAAGAGCTGGGGACACAGGCATTGCAAAGCTGACCCCAGGGCCCTCTCTCAGAGATGGAGAGGGGTTTCTGGGAAGAAAGTTGCGCAGATGAGGGTGGGTGTCCAGGCACCTGGGTTAGCCTAGACAGAACTCCACACAGGGAGGAGACGGAAAAGAGAACAGAGGCCCTTATCAAAATTACAccaaatgcacacacatgctccaTTTTATTCCAAAAGCATTTAATTGAATTtctcaacatttttcaaaaacaaaaagatccaaATCGGAGGTAAAAAGGAATATGGAAAATTCAACTCAAGTGGTGTCACGATCTCAGGGGTCATGCTCCAGGCATGGCAGAACCCAAGAAGGCACAATACCCACCCTGGGCCCAGCCAAAACCTGCTGGCTACCACAACCTGTAGACCACATCCAGTGCTCTCCCCTCAAACACCCCAGAGGTGGGAGCCTAAGCAGGTAAAAGGACAGACACTAGCCTAAGCCTGTGTGCTGGCCTTCAGTGCCTCCCCACCGCTGGGCAAGGCAGGCTTAGCTAAGGGAGGCTAGGGGTTACAAGGCCGTGCAGCATGAGGCTGAGACGCCGGGCCACTTTGCCTAGTGAGTTGTGCGGCTCAGCCTGCAGGAACTGAAAGAGCTTCTGGCGCACCTGGGCCATGACGGAGCCCATGTGGTCCCGAGTGATGGGGTCACTGTGGTCCAGGTGCATCACAGCCTCTTCCAGGTAGCTGTGGTGGAAGAAAGGGACAAGATACAGATGGGTTCCAGCAAATGGGAGTGCCCCCTAGtggcactgaggcccagagggatggctgacggcgggggggggggggggggggggtggggagggtcctcAAAGCCTGAGATGGGTGGGAACAGAGGTGGAGAAAATTAGGAAGCAGAGTCGGGCAGAAGTCTCTGCTTTGAACTGCTCCCCCACCTTCACCCCAGCCTGTCTCCTGACCTGAGTCCACTCACCTGAGCTTGAGGTCAGTTCGAGTACCAAGGTCAGAGGCCAGCTGCTGGATGAGGGAAAGGAGCACAGGCTGGGAGAGTGGGCAGGGTGGCTGCCCAAAAACCTGCCCTGGGTCCACAGTTTCACATACATACAGCACCAGGTTCAGGTCAGCAGCCGTCAGGGCCTAGGGTAAGAACAGTATTTATAGCTAATGTCAGAATGGAATACCTACTTGTCTGGCTGTGTGGCCAGGGAAACAATGACCAGGGTAGGGTACCGAGGGCTCCAGAGGGGGATGCTCAGGGGCCCAAAGACAGTAATATAGGGGTGTGTTGTTACTTTAAGAGATCAGGAGAGGTTTCCTAAGAAGGGTGGTCATGAAGCAAGGTAGACTGAGGTAAAAAGACCCTGGAACcaggcagagaagtagggggaaatGGCCAGAAAGGCCAAAGAGAACCAAGAACAGCCTGTTAGGGTCAGACTACCCAGAGCCTGACAGGTAGAGTATGGTGTGTGGGCCTTGTCAGGAAACACCTAACCCCTACCTGGACCTAATGCCTGGCGTACCTGCTGGAAGGCCTGATTGAGGTGGCCCTGCTGCAGCAGCTGTAGAATATGGGCTTGCTGGGCCTGGCAGTCGAGGTGGGCAGCGGGGACAGGTGTGCCAGCTGCTGAACGCATGGCCTGCATGATGCTAGACGTGACGGCGGCCTGTTGCTCCTTAAGTGCTACACTCACCTCACCTTTAACGATGCGCTGTACCTGTGCTAAAATTGACTCCTGCAGGCTGCAAAGGGAAGTGAGGGAGATGAGGTAGATAAGAAGTCCCGTCTGGCACTTTCAAAACACACCACCTTGCCCAGCACCCTGCCCACATACCTGCCCACAGCCACGTGCAGCTGGTGCTGCACCTCAGCCCGAACGCTGCTGGATACAGTGGCTGCCATCTGCTCAGTGGCACCCTGCAGTGTGCTGACCAGGCCTCGCAGCTGGGCCAACACGGGCTCCCGTGCTTCCTGTTCTCGTGCCTTCCGGCTCTTCATGTGGCTCTCTAGCTGCTGCAAGTCTGAGAGGTCACCATAGGGGCCATGAGAGGGAtagcgggggagagggggccagcccctcccacctTGAAGCATATGACCCCACTCACATTCTTGCGTGCCCAGTCGGAAGCTATCATTGATCTGCTGGAACATGGCCTGGCAGCTCTTCTCAAAGGCTGGCAGTACCACGCTCTGGAAGGCTTCACGGTAGGCAGCCTGCATTGGCCCCTGTAATGTGTCTGCAGCTGCTCGGGCAATGGCATCTGTCAAGttctgggggaagagggaaggctGAGTTGAAAGGCTGAGCCCAAGTTGGCCTGACCTGGCCCACCAACCACCAACCTGTCATCTGGGGCCCTACAGCACCTTGGACTTTAGTAGCTTGGAGATATTCTCTTTCATGCTACCCTCCACAGCTGTGAGCTTGGTGGCCACTGAATTGCTCAGTTGGCCTGCCACTGGCTCCAAACTCCTGGAGACACCTGGGGCAGGGTGAGGAGGAATAGGTAGAGCCATGAAAGGCAGCTTGACAGATAGGAAGCCCCACTCCCACCTGGCCCACCCAGAGTCTCCACACAAAACTCACATGGAGGCACCGTCTTCTTGATCTCATCCCGTATGCTGCGCTCTAGCCGACCAGCTATAGCTGAAGACAGTGCCTGGGACAGCTGTTGCGTCAGCTGCTCCTGCAGCTGCCCACCCCGCTGCTGCCCCTCAGCCAGTGCCCGCTCCAGCCGCCGCTCTGCGTTGTAGCTAAGGAATAGGCCTGAAGCGGTTCCTACATCCCTTCCTGGGGCCAAGAATGCTGCTGCTTCAACCGACCCCTGTGCCATGCCACAACCCATAAGGATACGGTCTTGCTCATGCCGTGACTCCAGGGCGCGTTCTACGTGGCCCGTGACTGTGCTCTGCAAGCCTTCAAGTTGGGTGCAAAGACGCTGCAGCAATTCTTCCTGGCTGTGCCGCAGCTCTGCCAGCTCTCTCTGCTGTTGCCAAATTAGTGCTGGCCAGTCTTCAGGAGGTTCTGCCACCTGCCAGGAGCACTGACAATCAGGTGATGCCG
This genomic window contains:
- the NRN1L gene encoding neuritin-like protein; its protein translation is MPVSPALLSLVPTRLCLSPYWGGAASWLWAPPPTPIQSQALLPEAGPKGCASKLLAQALGSQPGMMRSYSSCHHRQRLPQPSGVLGLLLLLLPLVLVSPLAAAATGPGGCDTIYQGFAECLIRLGDSMGLEGELETVCRSWNDFHICASRVLLRCPEEAAAVWESLQQEARRAPHPDNLHALCGTPVRIREHGKGPETNQETLQATGSAHSPAPAPPLLAAALALACLLGPLA